In the genome of Actinomadura graeca, one region contains:
- a CDS encoding ROK family protein, which translates to MTDPAAPGQAPVLAVDIGGTKMAAALVEPGGRVAAYDRVATPDGPAPDGTALDAEGLWRTLEALLGKLAADAGDPPLAGVGAGCGGPMTWPGAEVSPLNIPAWRGFPLRARLRDRYPGLPVRVHNDAICVAIGEHWRGAGRGRGNVLGMVVSTGVGGGLVLGGRLVDGASGNAGHIGHVVVDPDGPPCECGGRGCLEAVARGPGLVAWAQEQGWRPGSPDVTGIELAADARRGHPVAVAAMRRAGHAIGVAVASATHLCDLEVTAIGGGVSQAGALLFDPLEEAFRAHARMDFARRVRIVPAALGQTAGLIGAAALVFAGDRYWSAD; encoded by the coding sequence GTGACCGACCCCGCCGCGCCCGGCCAGGCGCCCGTCCTCGCCGTCGACATCGGCGGGACGAAGATGGCCGCGGCGCTCGTCGAGCCCGGCGGCCGCGTCGCCGCCTACGACCGCGTCGCCACCCCCGACGGCCCCGCCCCGGACGGGACGGCGCTGGACGCCGAGGGCCTGTGGCGGACCCTGGAGGCGCTGCTGGGCAAGCTCGCCGCCGACGCGGGCGACCCGCCCCTCGCCGGGGTCGGCGCCGGCTGCGGCGGCCCGATGACCTGGCCCGGCGCCGAGGTGTCCCCGCTCAACATCCCCGCCTGGCGGGGGTTCCCGCTGCGCGCGCGGCTCCGCGACCGGTACCCGGGGCTGCCCGTCCGCGTCCACAACGACGCCATCTGCGTCGCGATCGGCGAGCACTGGCGCGGCGCGGGACGCGGCCGCGGCAACGTCCTCGGGATGGTGGTGTCGACGGGCGTCGGCGGCGGCCTCGTCCTCGGCGGGCGGCTCGTCGACGGCGCCAGCGGCAACGCCGGGCACATCGGCCACGTCGTCGTCGACCCCGACGGGCCGCCCTGCGAATGCGGGGGGCGGGGCTGCCTGGAGGCCGTCGCGCGCGGCCCCGGCCTCGTCGCGTGGGCGCAGGAGCAGGGCTGGCGTCCCGGGAGCCCGGACGTGACCGGCATCGAGCTGGCCGCCGACGCCCGCCGCGGCCACCCCGTCGCCGTCGCCGCGATGCGCCGCGCCGGCCACGCCATCGGCGTCGCGGTCGCGTCCGCCACCCACCTGTGCGACCTGGAGGTGACGGCGATCGGCGGCGGCGTCTCCCAGGCGGGCGCGCTGCTGTTCGACCCGCTGGAGGAGGCGTTCCGCGCGCACGCGCGGATGGACTTCGCGCGCAGGGTCCGGATCGTCCCTGCCGCCCTCGGCCAGACCGCGGGCCTGATCGGCGCCGCCGCCCTGGTCTTCGCAGGTGACCGCTACTGGAGCGCCGACTGA
- the ilvA gene encoding threonine ammonia-lyase, which produces MTLVSVDDVRAARELLRDVAVTTPLIRSRVLSEAIGGPVLLKCENLQRTGSFKIRGAYVRIARLGDAERARGVVAASAGNHAQGVALAASMLGCKATVFMPAGAPLPKVAATRGYGADVVFPGPTVDDCLVAAEEYAAERGAVLIHPFDHPDVVAGQATIGLEILDQCPDARTVVGAVGGGGLMSGIAVALKGVAKETGGHDVKVVGAQAKRAAAFPASLAAGRPTRVEIEATMADGIAVGRPGDLTFDLFTELVDAVVTVTEESISQALLLCLERAKQVVEPAGAAGVAALLEHSYAVRTPVVVLLSGGNIDPLLLSKVLRHGLAGTGRYLVVRCRLKDRPGALVTLLSELAELGVNVLDVMHERVAARLHVEEAEVLMHLETRGADHSEDVIGRLREKGYTISS; this is translated from the coding sequence ATGACCCTCGTCAGCGTCGACGACGTCCGGGCCGCGCGTGAGCTGCTCCGTGACGTGGCCGTCACCACCCCCCTGATCCGCTCGCGGGTCCTGTCGGAGGCCATCGGCGGGCCCGTCCTGCTGAAGTGCGAGAACCTCCAGCGCACCGGATCGTTCAAGATCCGCGGCGCGTACGTGCGGATCGCCCGGCTCGGCGACGCCGAACGGGCCCGCGGCGTCGTCGCGGCCAGTGCGGGCAACCACGCGCAGGGCGTCGCGCTGGCGGCGTCCATGCTCGGCTGCAAGGCGACGGTCTTCATGCCGGCGGGCGCGCCGCTGCCGAAGGTCGCCGCGACCCGCGGATACGGCGCCGACGTGGTCTTCCCGGGCCCGACCGTGGACGACTGCCTGGTCGCCGCCGAGGAGTACGCCGCCGAGCGCGGCGCCGTCCTGATCCACCCGTTCGACCATCCGGACGTGGTCGCCGGGCAGGCCACCATCGGGCTGGAGATCCTCGACCAGTGCCCCGACGCCCGGACCGTGGTGGGCGCCGTCGGCGGCGGCGGGCTGATGTCGGGCATCGCCGTCGCGCTCAAGGGCGTCGCGAAGGAGACCGGCGGCCACGACGTGAAGGTGGTCGGCGCGCAGGCCAAGCGGGCGGCGGCGTTCCCCGCCTCGCTCGCCGCGGGCCGCCCCACCCGCGTCGAGATCGAGGCCACGATGGCGGACGGCATCGCCGTCGGACGCCCCGGCGACCTCACCTTCGACCTGTTCACCGAGCTCGTCGACGCGGTCGTCACCGTGACCGAGGAGTCGATCTCGCAGGCGCTGCTGCTCTGCCTCGAACGTGCCAAGCAGGTCGTCGAACCGGCGGGCGCCGCCGGTGTCGCGGCGCTGCTGGAACACTCCTACGCCGTCCGGACGCCCGTGGTGGTGCTGCTGTCGGGCGGCAACATCGACCCGCTGCTGCTGTCGAAGGTGCTGCGCCACGGCCTGGCGGGCACCGGCCGCTACCTCGTCGTCCGGTGCCGGTTGAAGGACCGCCCGGGCGCCCTCGTGACGCTGCTCAGCGAGCTGGCCGAACTCGGCGTCAACGTCCTGGACGTCATGCACGAGCGCGTCGCCGCGCGTCTGCACGTCGAGGAGGCCGAGGTCCTGATGCACCTGGAGACCCGCGGCGCCGACCACTCCGAGGACGTCATCGGCCGCCTGCGCGAGAAGGGTTACACGATCAGCAGCTGA
- a CDS encoding M1 family metallopeptidase translates to MTRTPKALSAVALSVAAGLLVPAAPADAAGHFTPGAPGAGDPYFPDMGNGGYDVAHYGIGLKYDPKTKAITAITRITARATQNLSRFDLDFLGPLKISSLRVNGRTASYARTGAQELVITPRKGLRKNHRFTVTVAYSGVPQTVQDPALGTSGWVPTPDGAVMLNQPTGAATVFPVNDHPTDKATYTFVLTTPKGITALANGNPAGSRTRNGWTTARWEVRDPMASELSMLAIGRFDVLTGRTRGGVPNLTATDKVLGIGPDLAKQFLDQTAQVTDFQSSLYGRYPFTATGGIAVKAGIDYALETQSRPVYDMRRGGAIPSGTLLAHELGHQWFGDTVSPKRWADIWLNEGFATYSEWLYSEKFSGIPVQKSFDDAFSAPPTSSLWKGKVSDPGRDGIFDGLVYDRGAMAIHTLRRTIGDKTFYRLLKAWPAAYRHGNASTEDFVRFAERLSHRSLRTWATTWLYSEGKPPLSHPKGS, encoded by the coding sequence ATGACCAGAACCCCCAAAGCGCTGTCCGCCGTCGCGCTGAGCGTCGCCGCGGGCCTGCTCGTGCCGGCCGCGCCCGCCGACGCCGCCGGCCATTTCACCCCCGGTGCCCCCGGCGCCGGGGACCCGTACTTCCCCGATATGGGCAACGGCGGCTACGACGTCGCCCATTACGGCATCGGCCTGAAGTACGACCCGAAGACGAAGGCCATCACGGCGATCACCCGGATCACCGCGCGGGCCACCCAGAACCTTTCCCGTTTCGACCTGGACTTTCTCGGCCCCCTGAAGATCTCCTCGCTGAGGGTGAACGGCCGCACGGCGTCCTACGCGCGGACGGGCGCGCAGGAGCTGGTCATCACGCCGCGCAAGGGGCTGCGCAAGAACCACCGCTTCACCGTGACCGTCGCGTACTCGGGCGTCCCGCAGACCGTGCAGGACCCGGCGCTCGGCACGTCCGGGTGGGTGCCGACGCCGGACGGCGCCGTCATGCTGAACCAGCCGACGGGCGCGGCCACGGTCTTCCCCGTGAACGACCACCCGACCGACAAGGCGACCTACACCTTCGTCCTGACCACGCCCAAGGGCATCACGGCCCTCGCCAACGGCAATCCCGCGGGCAGCCGCACCCGGAACGGCTGGACGACGGCGCGCTGGGAGGTCCGCGATCCGATGGCCAGCGAGCTGTCCATGCTCGCGATCGGGAGGTTCGACGTCCTCACCGGACGCACCCGCGGCGGCGTCCCGAACCTGACCGCCACCGACAAGGTCCTCGGCATCGGCCCGGACCTCGCGAAGCAGTTCCTCGACCAGACCGCGCAGGTCACCGACTTCCAGTCGTCCCTGTACGGCCGCTACCCGTTCACCGCCACTGGCGGGATCGCCGTCAAGGCGGGCATCGACTACGCGCTGGAGACGCAGAGCCGCCCCGTGTACGACATGCGCCGCGGCGGCGCCATCCCGAGCGGGACCCTGCTCGCGCACGAGCTGGGCCACCAGTGGTTCGGCGACACGGTCTCGCCCAAGCGGTGGGCCGACATCTGGCTGAACGAGGGCTTCGCGACCTACTCCGAGTGGCTGTACTCGGAGAAGTTCTCCGGCATCCCCGTCCAGAAGAGCTTCGACGACGCGTTCTCGGCGCCGCCGACCAGCTCGCTGTGGAAGGGCAAGGTCTCCGACCCGGGCCGCGACGGCATCTTCGACGGCCTCGTCTACGACCGTGGCGCCATGGCCATCCACACCCTGCGCCGCACCATCGGCGACAAGACGTTCTACCGGCTGCTCAAGGCGTGGCCCGCCGCCTACCGGCACGGCAACGCCTCGACCGAGGACTTCGTCCGCTTCGCCGAGCGGCTCTCGCACCGGAGCCTGCGCACGTGGGCCACGACCTGGCTCTACTCCGAGGGCAAGCCCCCGCTCAGCCACCCGAAGGGGAGTTGA
- a CDS encoding M1 family metallopeptidase: MSGPPGRMTTALAAATLLVSAHGASATADGPPGAPGAAGIGDAYFPGAGNGGYDVAHYDVALAYAGPRTGEVDATIAVTARATQDLSAFNLDYSGPRIVGVTVDGRSAPYTRAGQELTVTPGAAIPDGRTFTTIVRYAGRPGPVRKQGAGTYGWVPSKDGALVVAEPDGAPTWLPVNDHPRDKATWSFRVTVPKGLRALANGTPGPTVQDGATTTYRWDERSPMATYLATVAIGSFQVRETMAGRIPVITAVDPKFAASAKELESRTVKALTWASSVFGPYPFATAGGIVDDVRLDYGLETQERPVYGGFVPDDDFVAHEMAHQWFGDSVSVHEWRDIWLNEGFATYAEWLWREHGGKDSAKKIFQRYHAQPAGSPVFVPPPGDPGARHLFGFSVYVRGAMCLQALRDRVGDPAFFSILRTWADARRDSSATTSQFIAHAERVSGKKLGTLFTAWLFTPGKPEKW, translated from the coding sequence GTGAGCGGCCCACCTGGACGGATGACCACGGCGCTGGCCGCCGCGACCCTGCTGGTGTCGGCGCACGGCGCCTCCGCCACGGCGGACGGGCCGCCCGGCGCACCGGGCGCCGCCGGGATCGGCGACGCCTACTTCCCCGGCGCCGGGAACGGCGGCTACGACGTCGCCCACTACGACGTCGCGCTGGCCTACGCCGGGCCGCGGACCGGCGAGGTGGACGCCACGATCGCGGTGACCGCGCGTGCCACGCAGGACCTGTCGGCGTTCAACCTCGACTACAGCGGCCCCCGGATCGTCGGCGTGACCGTCGACGGACGGTCCGCCCCGTACACGCGCGCGGGCCAGGAACTCACCGTCACCCCCGGCGCGGCCATTCCCGACGGCCGGACGTTCACGACCATCGTCCGGTACGCGGGCAGGCCGGGGCCCGTCCGGAAGCAGGGCGCCGGGACGTACGGGTGGGTTCCGTCCAAGGACGGCGCGCTCGTCGTGGCCGAGCCGGACGGCGCGCCGACGTGGCTGCCCGTCAACGACCATCCCCGCGACAAGGCCACCTGGTCGTTCCGCGTCACCGTCCCGAAGGGCCTGCGGGCCCTCGCCAACGGCACGCCGGGCCCCACCGTCCAGGACGGCGCCACCACCACCTACCGGTGGGACGAGCGGTCGCCCATGGCGACCTACCTCGCCACGGTCGCGATCGGCTCCTTCCAGGTGCGCGAGACCATGGCCGGGCGCATCCCCGTGATCACGGCGGTGGACCCGAAGTTCGCGGCGTCCGCCAAGGAGCTGGAGAGCCGCACCGTCAAGGCGCTGACCTGGGCGTCGAGCGTCTTCGGCCCGTACCCGTTCGCGACGGCGGGCGGGATCGTGGACGACGTCCGTCTCGACTACGGGCTGGAGACGCAGGAGCGGCCCGTCTACGGCGGCTTCGTCCCGGACGACGACTTCGTCGCCCACGAGATGGCGCACCAGTGGTTCGGCGACAGCGTCAGCGTCCACGAGTGGCGCGACATCTGGCTGAACGAGGGCTTCGCCACCTACGCCGAGTGGCTGTGGCGCGAACACGGCGGCAAGGACTCCGCCAAGAAGATCTTCCAGCGCTACCACGCGCAGCCGGCGGGCTCCCCGGTCTTCGTCCCGCCGCCGGGCGACCCCGGCGCGAGGCACCTGTTCGGCTTTTCGGTCTACGTCCGCGGCGCGATGTGCCTCCAGGCCCTGCGCGACCGCGTCGGTGACCCGGCCTTCTTCTCGATCCTGCGGACGTGGGCGGACGCGCGGCGCGACTCGTCGGCGACGACGTCCCAGTTCATCGCGCATGCCGAGCGCGTTTCCGGCAAGAAGCTCGGAACCCTGTTCACCGCGTGGCTGTTCACCCCGGGGAAACCGGAGAAGTGGTGA
- a CDS encoding M1 family metallopeptidase, with amino-acid sequence MHKAGNTPSPRRNGTRVAFRAAAGLAALAVAGSLTACQTPFGDEDDPGAGTSGPPPAAPPDGPAVSGPAGPTSAGDTYVPGDGNGGYDVQHYGLKLAVTPGGAKELDGTATITATATARLARFNLDLTALDVSSVTVDGAPARQQRGGSELEITPAKALEKGAKFTTVVKYSGTPRPVSDPILGKYGWVRTPDGVFVACQPSGAHTWFPSNDHPSDKAAFDFEVTVPPGLTAIANGEPESPLPGSSGGGAPSSGPGGGTPPGGSQDPTVVPAAARLATTTKWHVKDPMATYLATVTVGRFDVRTGRTAGGVPVITAVDPTLPTVNVDTFHKLNAQITEEWAKLFGPYPFTSTGGLIDNAGVGFALETQTRPVYGAFGLQPTIVAHELAHQWFGDSVSVTRWQDIWLNEGFATYAEWMWDEKTGGRSVKEHFDELYGDPGNRELWDVPTGNPGRGQMFGRSVYDRGGLTLHALRTKVGDATFFKILQAWTKERRHANATTPQFIAVADRVSGQRLDPFFDAWLFKRGRPSL; translated from the coding sequence GTGCATAAGGCCGGAAACACGCCCAGTCCCCGCCGCAACGGCACGCGCGTCGCGTTCCGCGCCGCGGCCGGGCTGGCCGCTCTCGCCGTCGCGGGGTCGCTGACCGCCTGCCAGACCCCGTTCGGCGACGAGGACGACCCGGGGGCGGGGACGTCGGGCCCGCCCCCCGCCGCTCCCCCCGACGGCCCGGCCGTCTCCGGACCGGCGGGCCCCACCAGCGCGGGCGACACGTACGTGCCCGGTGACGGCAACGGCGGCTACGACGTCCAGCACTACGGGCTGAAGCTGGCCGTCACGCCGGGCGGCGCGAAGGAGCTCGACGGCACCGCCACCATCACCGCGACCGCGACGGCGCGGCTGGCGCGCTTCAACCTCGACCTGACGGCGCTGGACGTCTCGTCCGTGACGGTGGACGGGGCGCCGGCGCGGCAGCAGCGCGGCGGGAGCGAGCTGGAGATCACCCCGGCCAAGGCCCTGGAGAAGGGCGCGAAGTTCACGACGGTGGTGAAGTACTCCGGGACTCCGCGGCCCGTGTCCGACCCGATCCTCGGCAAGTACGGGTGGGTGCGCACGCCCGACGGGGTGTTCGTGGCGTGCCAGCCGAGCGGCGCGCACACCTGGTTCCCGAGCAACGACCATCCGAGCGACAAGGCGGCGTTCGACTTCGAGGTGACCGTGCCGCCGGGGCTGACGGCCATCGCCAACGGCGAGCCCGAGTCCCCGCTGCCCGGATCATCCGGCGGCGGCGCGCCCAGCTCGGGCCCGGGCGGGGGCACGCCGCCCGGCGGCTCGCAGGACCCGACGGTCGTCCCGGCCGCCGCGCGGCTGGCGACCACCACCAAGTGGCACGTCAAGGACCCGATGGCCACGTACCTGGCGACGGTCACCGTCGGCCGGTTCGATGTCCGGACGGGCCGCACCGCGGGCGGCGTGCCCGTCATCACGGCGGTCGACCCGACGCTGCCCACGGTGAACGTCGATACCTTCCACAAGCTGAACGCCCAGATCACCGAGGAGTGGGCGAAGCTGTTCGGCCCCTATCCGTTCACGTCGACCGGCGGGCTGATCGACAACGCGGGGGTCGGGTTCGCGCTGGAGACGCAGACGCGCCCGGTGTACGGGGCGTTCGGCCTCCAGCCGACGATCGTCGCGCACGAGCTGGCGCACCAGTGGTTCGGCGACAGCGTGAGCGTCACGCGCTGGCAGGACATCTGGCTGAACGAGGGCTTCGCGACCTACGCCGAGTGGATGTGGGACGAGAAGACCGGCGGCCGGTCGGTGAAGGAGCACTTCGACGAGCTGTACGGCGACCCGGGGAACCGGGAGCTGTGGGACGTCCCGACGGGCAACCCGGGCCGCGGGCAGATGTTCGGCAGGTCCGTCTACGACCGGGGCGGGCTGACGTTGCACGCGCTCCGCACGAAGGTCGGGGACGCCACGTTCTTCAAGATCCTCCAGGCGTGGACGAAGGAGCGGCGGCACGCCAACGCGACGACGCCGCAGTTCATCGCGGTGGCGGACCGGGTGTCCGGGCAGAGGCTCGACCCGTTCTTCGACGCGTGGCTGTTCAAGCGGGGCCGTCCGTCCCTCTGA
- a CDS encoding RDD family protein: MTQPPNDPAPGEEPEHRPHSQEPSYGGQEDPRGPGPYEGPPYGGQQQPGYGQQPGYGQQPGYGQQPGYGEQPGYGQQQPGYGEQPGYGQQQPGQGGQPGYGQQPGYGQQPGYGQQEPYPGTPGAGGLPRYGGGAGEYVDPAAGLASRWARLGAAIVDAILLGIVTGLVSLPFVDWGRVFDPDEGDSFYDGGQAASNAFGIVLGFLYFWLMHAKWGQTVGKKLLKIRVVREEDGGPIGFGRSAGRSAFYTVLGGICGCIALIDVAWILWDQRKQALHCKVAHTVVTKADRHAPDPYARR; this comes from the coding sequence ATGACGCAACCGCCGAACGACCCCGCGCCCGGGGAAGAGCCGGAGCACCGCCCCCACTCTCAGGAACCGTCCTACGGCGGGCAGGAGGACCCTAGAGGGCCCGGCCCGTACGAGGGTCCCCCCTATGGGGGCCAGCAGCAGCCTGGTTATGGACAACAACCCGGTTACGGGCAGCAGCCTGGTTACGGGCAGCAGCCTGGTTACGGAGAACAGCCCGGATACGGGCAACAGCAGCCGGGATACGGCGAGCAACCTGGCTATGGGCAGCAGCAGCCTGGGCAGGGCGGGCAACCCGGGTACGGCCAGCAGCCCGGCTATGGGCAACAGCCCGGATACGGGCAGCAGGAGCCATATCCCGGGACGCCGGGGGCCGGGGGGCTTCCCCGGTACGGCGGGGGCGCCGGCGAGTACGTCGATCCGGCGGCGGGGCTGGCCAGCCGGTGGGCGCGGCTGGGAGCGGCCATCGTGGACGCGATCCTCCTCGGCATCGTGACCGGGCTGGTGTCGCTGCCGTTCGTCGACTGGGGCCGCGTCTTCGACCCGGACGAGGGCGACTCCTTCTACGACGGCGGCCAGGCGGCGTCGAACGCGTTCGGCATCGTGCTGGGGTTCCTGTACTTCTGGCTGATGCACGCCAAGTGGGGGCAGACGGTCGGGAAGAAGCTGCTGAAGATCCGGGTCGTCCGGGAGGAGGACGGGGGGCCGATCGGGTTCGGGAGGTCCGCGGGCCGGTCGGCGTTCTACACCGTCCTCGGCGGGATCTGCGGGTGCATCGCGCTGATCGACGTCGCATGGATCCTCTGGGACCAGCGCAAGCAGGCGCTGCACTGCAAGGTCGCCCACACCGTCGTGACGAAGGCCGATCGGCACGCACCCGACCCGTACGCCCGCCGCTGA
- a CDS encoding RDD family protein, with product MSEPPQKPQDWQAPDTAPHQDEPADRPPPYQGSYGSGPAGAQPLPAYPQPGGAQQPYGQPAYGPPGHGGPGDHLAGRWARLGAALLDGLIVGVVSLPFLIQAIRWDRLKEISESGETATPSDMYDIPRLLIGYAVAFVLGFAYYTVLHARWGQTVGKRAAGIRLVRASDQAAVGWGQAAARQGFVYLITIGTAVLNLLGPAGGLVGIAGLLDNAWILWDARRQALHDKVAGTIVVKAPSWAPNPYAKHPVPGDPGNL from the coding sequence ATGAGCGAACCGCCCCAGAAGCCGCAAGACTGGCAAGCCCCCGACACCGCCCCGCACCAGGACGAACCCGCCGACCGTCCCCCGCCGTACCAGGGCTCGTACGGCAGCGGACCGGCCGGGGCCCAGCCGCTGCCCGCCTACCCCCAGCCGGGTGGCGCGCAGCAGCCCTACGGGCAGCCCGCCTACGGCCCTCCCGGGCATGGCGGCCCGGGCGACCACCTGGCGGGACGCTGGGCCCGGCTCGGCGCGGCGCTGCTGGACGGCCTGATCGTCGGCGTGGTCTCGCTCCCCTTCCTCATCCAGGCGATCCGCTGGGACCGGCTGAAGGAGATCTCCGAGTCCGGCGAGACCGCCACCCCGTCCGACATGTACGACATCCCGCGTCTTCTCATCGGCTACGCCGTCGCGTTCGTCCTGGGATTCGCCTACTACACGGTCCTGCACGCCAGATGGGGGCAGACGGTCGGCAAGCGGGCCGCCGGGATCCGGCTGGTCCGCGCGTCCGACCAGGCGGCGGTCGGCTGGGGACAGGCCGCGGCCAGGCAGGGGTTCGTCTACCTGATCACGATCGGCACGGCCGTCCTCAACCTCCTCGGGCCCGCCGGGGGCCTGGTGGGCATCGCGGGACTGCTCGACAACGCCTGGATCCTCTGGGACGCGCGGCGTCAGGCCCTTCACGACAAGGTGGCCGGGACGATCGTGGTGAAGGCCCCTTCGTGGGCGCCCAATCCGTACGCCAAGCACCCGGTCCCGGGTGATCCCGGCAATCTTTGA
- the hppD gene encoding 4-hydroxyphenylpyruvate dioxygenase: MDEFPVKGMDAVVFAVGNAHQAAHYYSTAFGMRRVAYRGPENGLREEAVHVLESGSARFVLRGPTRAGTEVGRHVAAHGDGVVDLAIEVPDVEAAYRHALAHGATGLEEPNVLEDEHGKVTVAAIATYGETRHSLVDRSLYSGPYLPGFEAADPIVEPPDKRIFQAIDHCVGNVERMDEWADYYHRVMNFTDMAEFVGADIATEYSALMSKVVADGTRKVKFPLNEPAEGKRKSQIDEYLEFYGGPGVQHIALATNDILASVDRMRAAGVEFLQCPDSYYEDPELRARIGQVRVPIDELQKRRIQVDRDEDGYLLQIFTKPVQDRPTVFFELIERHGSMGFGKGNFKALFEAIEREQERRGNL; encoded by the coding sequence ATGGATGAGTTTCCGGTCAAGGGCATGGACGCCGTCGTCTTCGCCGTCGGCAACGCCCACCAGGCAGCGCATTACTACTCGACCGCCTTCGGCATGCGGAGGGTCGCCTACCGCGGACCTGAGAACGGCCTTCGCGAGGAGGCCGTGCATGTACTGGAGTCCGGGAGCGCCCGGTTCGTCTTGCGCGGACCCACGCGGGCGGGCACCGAGGTCGGGCGGCACGTCGCCGCGCACGGCGACGGCGTGGTGGACCTCGCGATCGAGGTGCCCGACGTCGAGGCCGCCTACCGGCACGCCCTCGCCCACGGCGCCACCGGACTGGAGGAGCCGAACGTCCTGGAGGACGAGCACGGCAAGGTGACGGTCGCCGCCATCGCCACCTACGGCGAGACGCGGCACTCGCTGGTCGACCGCTCCCTGTACTCGGGCCCGTACCTGCCCGGCTTCGAGGCGGCCGATCCGATCGTCGAGCCGCCGGACAAGCGGATCTTCCAGGCGATCGACCACTGCGTCGGCAACGTCGAGCGCATGGACGAGTGGGCCGACTACTACCACCGCGTCATGAACTTCACGGACATGGCCGAGTTCGTCGGAGCCGACATCGCCACCGAGTACTCCGCGCTGATGTCCAAGGTCGTCGCGGACGGCACCCGCAAGGTGAAGTTCCCCCTGAACGAGCCGGCGGAGGGCAAGCGCAAGTCGCAGATCGACGAGTACCTGGAGTTCTACGGCGGCCCGGGCGTCCAGCACATCGCGCTGGCGACCAACGACATCCTGGCGTCGGTCGACCGGATGCGCGCGGCGGGGGTGGAGTTCCTCCAGTGCCCCGACTCCTACTACGAGGACCCGGAGCTGCGCGCGCGCATCGGCCAGGTGCGGGTCCCGATCGACGAGCTGCAGAAGCGCCGCATCCAGGTCGACCGCGACGAGGACGGCTACCTGCTGCAGATCTTCACCAAGCCCGTCCAGGACAGGCCGACGGTGTTCTTCGAGCTGATCGAGCGGCACGGCTCGATGGGCTTCGGCAAGGGCAACTTCAAGGCGCTGTTCGAGGCGATCGAGCGGGAGCAGGAGCGCCGCGGGAACCTGTGA
- a CDS encoding Lrp/AsnC family transcriptional regulator, with translation MTTTGGAVSIDELDGRLIELFAAEPRVGVLEASRRLKVARGTVQARLDRLARDGVTRGFGPDIDPAALGYGVTAFVTLQLQQAGGHDPVATRLAQVPEVIELHTITGPGDMLCRIVARSNTDLQRVIDVIVDVAGVERASSVISLAEQVTYRTLPLVRAVARARPGG, from the coding sequence ATGACCACAACGGGAGGCGCGGTGTCGATCGACGAGCTGGACGGACGGCTGATCGAGTTGTTCGCCGCGGAGCCCCGGGTCGGCGTCTTGGAGGCGTCCCGGCGTCTCAAGGTGGCCCGCGGCACCGTCCAGGCGCGGCTGGACCGGCTGGCCCGCGACGGCGTCACCCGCGGTTTCGGCCCCGACATCGACCCGGCGGCGCTCGGCTACGGCGTGACGGCGTTCGTGACGCTCCAGCTCCAGCAGGCGGGCGGGCACGACCCCGTCGCCACCCGGCTGGCGCAGGTGCCGGAGGTGATCGAGCTGCACACGATCACCGGCCCGGGGGACATGCTCTGCCGCATCGTCGCGCGCAGCAACACCGACCTGCAGCGCGTCATCGACGTGATCGTGGACGTGGCGGGCGTGGAGCGGGCGTCCTCGGTCATCTCCCTGGCCGAGCAGGTCACCTACCGCACCCTCCCCCTGGTGAGAGCAGTGGCCCGCGCCCGCCCCGGCGGATAG
- the greA gene encoding transcription elongation factor GreA: MTETRADNVTWLTQEAYDRLKAELDHLSGPGRIEIAQKIEAAREEGDLRENGGYHAAKEEQGKIEGRILQLQGILENARVGEAPRTEGVVGPGMTVTVAFEGDDEEVTFLLASREESGAPIDVYSPKSPLGAAINGKKVGDKATYTLPNGRSMTVEILDATPYAGS; encoded by the coding sequence GTGACCGAGACCCGCGCTGACAACGTCACCTGGCTGACCCAGGAGGCGTACGACCGGCTCAAGGCTGAGCTGGACCACCTGTCGGGCCCGGGCCGCATCGAGATCGCTCAGAAGATCGAGGCGGCGCGGGAGGAGGGCGACCTGCGCGAGAACGGCGGCTACCACGCGGCCAAGGAGGAGCAGGGCAAGATCGAGGGCCGCATCCTCCAGCTCCAGGGCATCCTGGAGAACGCCCGCGTCGGGGAGGCGCCCCGCACCGAGGGCGTCGTCGGGCCGGGCATGACCGTCACCGTCGCGTTCGAGGGAGACGACGAGGAGGTCACGTTCCTGCTCGCCTCCCGCGAGGAGAGCGGCGCCCCGATCGACGTCTACTCCCCCAAGTCCCCCCTGGGCGCGGCGATCAACGGCAAGAAGGTCGGCGACAAGGCCACCTACACCCTCCCCAACGGCCGCAGCATGACGGTGGAGATCCTCGACGCGACCCCCTACGCGGGCTCATAG